The Acidianus infernus genome window below encodes:
- a CDS encoding DUF1404 domain-containing protein: MIRYSKEFEKKDLILPIALLVAFLNPFIQGLEFTNPIVYMLDHYAIYGAGVLLGYKLLRTNFYLFLLGVIPAGFWHIPLFFALGASFIQYRTIEELTLFLGGLIAGGYIPQMKLSGKVGALAVYMLADSILSIFFILEYKQYTHECFPFLDYTPSQLPFVGISMFAVMNVILVYAIIKILRNASIF; the protein is encoded by the coding sequence ATGATTAGATACTCTAAAGAATTCGAAAAAAAGGATTTAATCCTTCCCATTGCTCTTTTAGTCGCATTCCTTAATCCTTTTATACAAGGGTTAGAATTTACTAACCCCATTGTTTATATGTTGGACCATTATGCTATTTATGGCGCTGGAGTCCTACTAGGTTATAAGTTGCTTAGGACAAACTTTTACCTCTTTCTCCTAGGTGTAATCCCAGCAGGCTTTTGGCACATCCCATTATTCTTTGCCTTAGGTGCGTCATTCATACAATATAGGACAATAGAAGAGTTAACTCTATTTTTAGGCGGTTTGATAGCTGGAGGATATATTCCTCAAATGAAACTTTCTGGCAAGGTAGGAGCTTTAGCAGTTTATATGTTAGCAGACAGCATATTAAGTATCTTCTTTATACTAGAGTATAAGCAATATACCCACGAATGTTTTCCTTTCCTAGATTACACTCCTTCACAATTGCCTTTTGTAGGTATTTCAATGTTCGCAGTAATGAATGTAATCCTAGTTTATGCAATAATCAAAATACTTAGGAATGCATCAATATTTTAA
- the soxB gene encoding proton pump complex quinol oxidase subunit SoxB, which yields MKLYPKSTVGVALMYTGGALAWLAVLGIAALWFRTILLSPHICCPSIGENVISPLYYFLVTMHGQIAMFIVVPDLTLAAATYGLYKSKMSIQHFKLMTIAFWLINLPLIFEFAGGPTTGWYEYPPLALQTGTWNIYGSLPDANLMIGLAYFMQVLNTLGAIIGGLTLFFDGYKTRPREGKIPIFAAYGMAFGGMFMPITIVALTAAALWYSLYFWFGVPVNPLTWVVLFWFYGHPVVYYVPFTVFGGLYTLIPQYAGRPLYSERWARWNIALLFTFGMLAWVHHLQTWPLPVAIRAFITPTTLILAAGSGLTVLNLGLTIFTSKGYNWKDPIGMASLIALIGFILAGLQALMLPENPLNVLVHNTYYIVGHFHMMIWTIIIVGFTAILLDMLKTKMGNADFSNLGRGLLTAGLTMWTASALALGYVMSYAGYNGLIRRWDAYPVNFLPYMDAMTYLAVAMAASFVMFAIPILGTLLPIKTSAFWVSTESTSLPSTSLPGTMAKHDK from the coding sequence ATGAAGCTGTATCCTAAGTCTACAGTAGGAGTAGCATTAATGTATACTGGAGGAGCATTAGCTTGGCTAGCTGTTTTAGGAATTGCAGCATTATGGTTTAGAACAATACTATTATCTCCGCACATATGCTGTCCAAGCATAGGAGAAAATGTCATTTCACCGTTATACTATTTCTTAGTAACAATGCACGGACAAATAGCAATGTTTATCGTAGTTCCAGATTTAACACTAGCTGCTGCTACTTACGGATTATATAAAAGTAAAATGAGCATACAGCATTTTAAGCTAATGACTATTGCCTTCTGGCTGATTAATTTACCTTTAATATTTGAGTTTGCAGGAGGTCCTACAACTGGTTGGTATGAATATCCTCCTTTAGCATTACAAACGGGAACTTGGAATATATATGGAAGTTTACCTGATGCAAATTTAATGATAGGCTTAGCTTACTTCATGCAAGTACTTAATACATTAGGGGCAATAATTGGAGGCTTGACTTTATTCTTCGACGGATATAAGACAAGACCGAGGGAAGGTAAAATACCGATATTTGCCGCTTATGGGATGGCTTTTGGAGGAATGTTCATGCCAATAACCATTGTTGCACTTACTGCCGCAGCGTTATGGTATTCGTTATATTTCTGGTTTGGAGTTCCAGTAAACCCGTTAACTTGGGTAGTATTATTCTGGTTTTATGGGCATCCTGTAGTATATTACGTACCTTTCACGGTATTCGGAGGACTTTACACTTTAATTCCTCAATATGCAGGAAGGCCTTTGTACAGTGAAAGGTGGGCCAGATGGAATATTGCATTATTATTTACTTTTGGCATGTTAGCGTGGGTTCACCACTTACAAACATGGCCTTTACCAGTAGCTATTAGGGCTTTCATAACTCCAACTACATTAATACTTGCTGCGGGCTCTGGATTGACAGTCCTTAACTTAGGTTTAACAATATTTACAAGCAAAGGTTATAATTGGAAGGATCCAATAGGAATGGCTTCGCTCATTGCGTTAATAGGATTTATACTTGCAGGTTTACAAGCTCTAATGTTACCAGAAAATCCACTTAATGTTCTCGTTCACAACACATACTACATTGTAGGTCACTTCCACATGATGATATGGACTATAATAATAGTAGGATTTACTGCAATCCTCCTAGATATGTTAAAAACTAAAATGGGGAATGCAGATTTCTCCAACTTAGGAAGAGGGCTATTAACTGCTGGATTAACTATGTGGACTGCCTCAGCATTAGCCCTAGGATACGTTATGAGTTATGCAGGATATAACGGGTTAATTAGGAGATGGGACGCCTATCCAGTGAACTTCTTACCTTATATGGATGCAATGACATATTTAGCAGTTGCTATGGCCGCTTCCTTTGTAATGTTTGCAATTCCTATTTTAGGAACTTTATTACCTATAAAGACTTCCGCATTCTGGGTTTCAACAGAGTCCACCTCACTGCCTTCCACATCTTTACCAGGTACTATGGCAAAGCATGATAAATAA
- the cutA gene encoding glyceraldehyde dehydrogenase subunit alpha, translating to MYVGQRVRRKEDLKLITGTGRYVDDINLNGMLYLAILRSNVPHARLKKINIEDALKLPGVVDVITGLKISVENRPNNFPMAINEILYAGQPIAAVLAEDRYTAYDALEYISYDYEELPAVVDPEEAVKDEVKAVEGRSNIAYSKVYKGGDAEKAYENSEVKIEEKFVISRVYPAPMEPRGLVVDFQQDRITVYASTQSPHYMRSYLLSAFPEYDFRVIQADVGGAFGSKLFPYPEDYITVYASIKSRRPVKFVNTRTEELHSTYHSRGQIHHVKLGANKDGKINALIDDIIIDLGAAWHGFYLADISGTLITGPYDIKNATSTIKGVLTNKVPLDQYRGAGRPEAAFVYERLMDILADELGIDPIELRKKNAIRETPYVNPFGLKYDSGNYLDLLNKAEEFYREMEKTAEELRKQGKKVGVGLSFYVEQNNFGPWESASVRLLSNGKVEVIIGAAPHGQGTGTGIAQIVADELQINIDDVNVVWGDTDKISNAFGTYGSRSLTLAGNAALLAARRLKENIMRLAAAFLKSDPEELQYKDGKVINPKTGKMLSLAEIAKMATSNLGGTWNYKAEPTLEATASFGLDNYTFPYGSHIAMVEVDETGKVKVLDYVAIDDLGLVVNPMLAEGQVMGGVIQGFGEVVTEEIVYDERGNLLTPSFAEYAIPSAVEAFNVKWLYMEEGKSNAPLPAKGIGEGASIGSLPAITRAIERAVGKRITKIPVRMEELI from the coding sequence ATGTATGTTGGACAGAGAGTAAGGAGGAAAGAAGATTTAAAATTAATAACCGGGACTGGAAGATACGTAGACGACATAAACCTTAACGGCATGCTTTATTTAGCAATTCTAAGGAGTAACGTTCCTCACGCAAGGTTAAAGAAAATAAACATTGAAGATGCTCTAAAATTACCCGGAGTAGTAGATGTAATAACCGGGCTAAAAATAAGCGTTGAGAATAGGCCAAATAATTTCCCAATGGCTATAAACGAAATCTTATATGCAGGACAACCAATAGCTGCGGTCTTAGCTGAAGATAGATACACTGCTTACGATGCTTTGGAATACATTTCGTATGATTATGAAGAACTACCTGCAGTTGTTGACCCTGAGGAGGCAGTAAAAGACGAGGTTAAGGCTGTAGAAGGAAGAAGCAATATTGCGTATTCAAAAGTTTACAAAGGAGGTGACGCGGAGAAAGCATATGAAAACAGTGAGGTAAAGATAGAGGAGAAATTCGTCATATCAAGGGTTTATCCTGCACCTATGGAACCTAGAGGATTAGTAGTTGATTTCCAACAAGATAGGATAACTGTTTACGCATCAACTCAATCACCTCACTATATGAGGTCTTACTTACTTTCTGCTTTTCCAGAGTACGATTTTAGGGTTATACAAGCAGATGTAGGTGGAGCTTTTGGTTCTAAATTATTCCCATATCCCGAGGATTACATAACTGTTTATGCCTCAATCAAATCTAGGAGGCCCGTAAAATTCGTTAATACTAGGACAGAGGAACTTCATTCAACCTACCATTCTAGAGGTCAAATACACCATGTAAAATTAGGAGCAAACAAGGACGGCAAAATTAATGCATTGATTGATGATATTATTATAGACTTAGGAGCAGCGTGGCACGGATTTTATTTGGCAGATATTTCCGGAACGCTAATCACTGGACCTTACGACATTAAGAACGCTACTTCAACTATTAAAGGAGTTTTAACAAATAAAGTCCCATTGGACCAATATAGAGGAGCGGGAAGGCCTGAAGCTGCCTTCGTATATGAGAGACTAATGGATATCCTTGCTGACGAGTTAGGAATTGACCCAATAGAATTAAGGAAAAAGAACGCTATAAGGGAGACGCCGTATGTAAATCCTTTTGGGTTAAAATATGATAGTGGTAATTATCTAGATCTACTTAATAAGGCTGAAGAATTTTATAGGGAAATGGAGAAAACTGCTGAAGAATTGAGGAAACAAGGAAAGAAAGTTGGCGTAGGGTTATCCTTTTACGTGGAGCAAAACAATTTCGGTCCTTGGGAGAGCGCATCAGTAAGGTTATTATCTAATGGTAAAGTTGAAGTAATTATTGGCGCCGCACCTCACGGTCAAGGTACTGGAACAGGAATTGCTCAAATTGTTGCAGATGAACTTCAAATTAACATAGATGACGTTAACGTTGTTTGGGGTGACACAGACAAGATATCTAACGCCTTTGGAACTTACGGCAGTAGGAGTTTAACGTTAGCAGGAAATGCAGCACTCCTAGCAGCAAGGAGGTTAAAGGAGAATATCATGAGGTTGGCTGCCGCGTTCCTTAAAAGCGATCCTGAGGAATTGCAATACAAGGACGGGAAAGTAATTAACCCTAAGACTGGGAAGATGTTGAGTTTAGCAGAAATTGCAAAAATGGCTACTTCAAACCTTGGCGGCACTTGGAATTATAAAGCTGAACCGACTTTGGAGGCAACTGCATCCTTCGGACTTGATAATTACACCTTCCCTTACGGCAGTCACATAGCAATGGTCGAAGTAGATGAAACTGGGAAAGTAAAGGTTTTGGATTACGTAGCAATAGACGATTTAGGGCTAGTAGTTAACCCAATGTTAGCTGAGGGCCAAGTCATGGGCGGAGTGATTCAGGGCTTTGGTGAAGTGGTGACGGAAGAAATAGTTTATGACGAGAGGGGGAACTTATTGACTCCCTCGTTTGCGGAGTACGCAATCCCTTCAGCCGTGGAGGCTTTTAACGTAAAATGGTTATACATGGAGGAAGGTAAATCCAATGCTCCACTGCCCGCTAAGGGAATAGGTGAAGGAGCTAGTATAGGTTCATTGCCCGCAATAACTAGAGCTATAGAGAGGGCCGTAGGGAAGAGGATAACTAAAATCCCAGTGAGAATGGAGGAGTTAATCTAA